One genomic region from Bacteroidota bacterium encodes:
- a CDS encoding endonuclease domain-containing protein: MKKLPDHKENLTYNAPAEAFEMAKRLKRKMTKAEKILWHELRNRNLNGYKFRRQHPIAWYIADFYCHKEKLVIELDGEVHDTEEMKEHDEKRNRIMEEFDIKVLRFKNEEVFGNVDEVVKMIMKHLP; this comes from the coding sequence ATGAAAAAATTACCAGACCATAAAGAAAATCTTACTTACAACGCTCCTGCCGAAGCTTTTGAAATGGCGAAAAGGTTAAAGCGCAAGATGACAAAAGCAGAAAAAATTCTTTGGCACGAATTAAGGAACAGAAATTTAAACGGATATAAATTCAGAAGACAGCACCCCATTGCCTGGTACATTGCCGATTTTTATTGCCACAAAGAAAAACTGGTGATTGAACTTGACGGAGAAGTGCATGATACTGAAGAAATGAAAGAGCATGATGAAAAACGCAACAGAATTATGGAAGAATTTGATATAAAAGTTCTGCGTTTTAAGAATGAAGAAGTGTTTGGTAATGTGGATGAAGTGGTGAAGATGATAATGAAACACTTGCCGTAG
- a CDS encoding endonuclease domain-containing protein, which produces MMTSRPPYYYNAPEETFKLAKRLRKKITKAEKMLWNELRRNNLKGYYFRRQHPIAWYIADFYCHKAKLVIELDGEVHDTEEMKEHDEKRNSIMEEFDIKVLRFKNEEVFGNVDEVVEKIKKHLP; this is translated from the coding sequence ATGATGACCAGTCGTCCTCCCTATTATTACAATGCTCCTGAAGAAACATTCAAACTGGCAAAACGCCTGCGCAAAAAAATTACCAAAGCAGAAAAAATGTTATGGAATGAACTCAGAAGAAATAATTTGAAAGGATATTATTTCAGAAGGCAACACCCCATTGCCTGGTACATTGCCGATTTTTATTGCCACAAAGCAAAACTGGTGATTGAACTTGACGGAGAGGTGCACGATACCGAAGAAATGAAAGAGCATGATGAAAAACGCAACAGTATTATGGAAGAATTTGATATAAAAGTTTTGCGCTTTAAGAACGAAGAAGTATTTGGCAATGTGGATGAAGTGGTAGAGAAAATAAAAAAACACTTGCCGTAG